The following DNA comes from Grus americana isolate bGruAme1 chromosome 13, bGruAme1.mat, whole genome shotgun sequence.
TATTTTCTCGAAAAACTCTAGGTTCAATGGCACAAAGTCATTTCCTATTCCAAAAGGCCAGATCAACAATGTCtgccccaccccccaccccagtcaGGCTAAGACAAGGTCAAATACTGTCCTGAATTTAGGTAGCTATTCCAGAAAAAGAGGCTTGGGAGAAACCAGACCTCAGACCTGCAGGGATGTGCCAACAGCGATAAAGCCACATTTCAGTAAGAACAGACACTTTGAGTAAAACCACACAGCTGAGGCATCGGTCCAGGCTCCCCAAAGGAGTTTCCCTCTTCCCACTACAGCTCTTTTGAAGAGTTAGGATTTGCAAATAATCCTTGCTTTTCCAGTAACTCATCTCCATAACAAGAAGACAAccagataaaaaaacccaaagcaaagccCAACTCAAATTAATGCCACGAAGCCACAGATTAAGTCAATCTCCCCCGTCAGTACAGATAATGGATTTCTTTAGGGAAATTAATGGCACTGGGTGAGCCCTGGACACTGGAGTCTCCTTACCAGAGCCGTGGATTTGAGTCAGCCGGGGCCAGTGGTGTGCAAtgctctgcctcccctctgcccgcAGGTGCACCGAGAGCCGGGCAAAGCCAATGCCAGCAGCCCCGCTCTGGTCTGGCAGCACATCACGTACCCCCGACCCCCGACCCCGAGCGGCTGCGACCACCAGATCCCCCCAGTGTCAAGATCTCGCCTTGTTGTCATCCCACTTACCATCGCCAGGCCACTCCACGCTCCTCCACCCACTGCTGCCCCAGATCGCTCTTGTGCTTCCCGCTGCGAGCCTTATATCACCTTCTGGCAGCTCATCCTTGTCCCCCGCGCAAACGCGCTGCCTCGGCGATTGCACAAGAGCCAGCTTAGCATCCTTCGGCGGCGCCGGGGAGGAAAGGACTCTGCAAAGTCCATCCTCCAGCACGGACCCAATTAGCCGACGGCCTGTGAACGCTGACCCAATTCACGGCCCTGATGTGATCCCAAACAGGGGAAATATCTGCAAAATCCCCAGAAATCTGAGGGTTTGTGCATCCAACTGTTTATGTGGTACCTGCTTTTGACGCAGTGCTAACGACAGATACCACAGCGGCACACACGAAGGCCAGATAACTGTGTGTACTGGATACGTGTGGTTTCGCAACCACAACGTACATTTGCTTTGGCTGTTTTTTCAATGACTTCTGACATCTAAGATCTGGTGAGAAGTACTGgtgagggatggagggatgaaGGCTTGGTTCCACCACACTTTCAGAAACAGTAACCAGCTGCAAAGAGCAGTAAGCACACAAAGTGATGCTTCTGGGTATATATTGACCATACTCTGTGCATCCTCACAGCTTTAATTGCTACAGTCACCATAACAGAGCAGCAAATGTGAACATGCATCCAGTTTTCTTCCTAACCACAATGAAAACCAGTAAACTAGAGTGTTTAGCGCCTGAGTCTGCTTACAACCTAATGAACtaccaataataataataattaaaaaaagcctgCTGCCAGCTTTTGGGTGAGAATCTCTGCTTTCCATAATGTATTTTACAAAGCAATTAACCGGGACTGAAGCTTGCACAGACTCGCTTAGAGATGCAAAGGCAGTGCAGCCTGCAGGCTTAGAAAGCAACAAAGGagaaggatgggggggggggggggctttttttgtgggtgttgtttttttaaagggagtGAAACAGGCCGTCCTGGCAGGCACGGTTTGGCTGCTTCCCCCTCATTTTGCCCAAAAATCTGGATGGAGGGGCTGCTGCCAGAAACGGCACCGGGGCGGCCGTCAGGAGCTTTCAGCCGGGGAGATGCTCAGGCCAGcggtggggagggctggggcagccgaGGGGGTGCGGGACGGGCACCTGAGGAGCCTCCGGGGGCTCGGGGGCAGCCCGGGGCCTCGGGGTGGCCTGTGGCCTGCCCGGGGTGGCAGGaagccgggggcggggggggaggctCTGGCGGAGGCCGGGGGTAGGCCTGGGGTAGGGCCCGGGGCAGGCCGGGGTAGGCCCGGGGGGAGGCCCAGGGGAGGCCCCGGGGCAGGTGGGGGGTAGGCCGTGGGAGAGGCCGGGGTAGGCCCCGGGGAAGGCCGCAGGCCCCGCCACGGCCCCACACCGCCTTTGCGGCCGGCGTTGCCATGGTGCGCGGGCCCGGCAGCAGCGGTGAGACTAGACGGTGaggccgggggaggcggcgggagggcaggggagcagcagctgcagcccggCTGTCCTTGAGAGGCTGAAGGGACGGAGGGGCCGGGAGGCTGTCGGGGTGGTGTGGAGGCTGGGGAGCAGTGCCGGGCCCTGGGACACCCCCCCGTCCTGCTGCCCTTGCCAGCCCAGTGCAAGGTCTGTGCCTCCAGCTCCCTGTCTGCTCCTCACGGGGTCAGCCTGACCGCAAGGAGGGGGAAACAAGCAGCCCCCAACCTCCTTgagatgtaaataaataatataaaccaccctctgtccttggagggtGCTGACTGCTGCAAAACGTCCCCCTCCCTTCAAGGCCCCTGAGCTGGCCAGGCTCAGTGCAGCCCGCAGGCTCTGGCAAGGGCCACAGGCAGGTGCCCGGCGGATTTAcggagctgctttccagccggCAGCACCCGGGGCAGCACAGAGGACACAGGAAATGGGACGCACCGCGATCTGAGACTCAATGTGGGGATGTGCTGTGCCTACTGAGCCAGGCTCCCTCATTCTGTCATCTCCCCTGTGCTTGGGGCATGCAGAAACATGCAGCCACTTATTTACCAAGCCCAGCCCAAACTCAAATTCAGCACTCACCCTTTGCTGTCACAGAAGTGGGAATCACAGCTCTGGCTGCCTCAGCCATACTCACTACGGCCAGAGTGTGAGTATTTCTGTGTTGCTGTGTGTCCCACCCCTGAATTCACCCTGGTGCATGCATTTCTGTTGTgcccaggaggaggcagaatGGAGgtcctggaggagaaggaggaagaggagcaaagagaagaagaagagcTGAAGGCTTCAGAGATCAGTGATAACCTCCAGAACTTGGAGATGAATGTGTCCGTGGAGCAAGTCTGTGTCTCAAGCGATGTACTGTAAGTCACGTGTGGATGGCACGTGTGGTCCCCTTGCACAGGGAGGGGAGCAAGCGAGTTTCGTGTGCCTGGTGTGTTTGTCCAAGGGTGGGCACGTGTGAGTAAGACAGGATAACTCACTTCATTGTACATTCATTCGCTGCTGTATCATGACACTATATAAAGATCCCCTGAGCCTCTGGGTATATGTCAGCTTACTGTCACTCCAGAGAAGCTTGGCTATGTCAAAATCACGTCCCTGGATATGATCCCCAAGTTTTCCGTGGGAAGCAGGGAGTCCCTGCCATGTTTTGATAGCAGGTCATTTTGCCTGAATTGCTCCCGGCTTATTACCTGTGTCTCTCTGCcacctccagccctggaagTGATTTTGACTGGAGCTCCGTTGACATGTCCCAGTTACCGTCCTCATACAAGACAAATTCCCCGAAGGAAAAGAAGCTGTTGCAGATCGCTGACCATTTCCTCCAGCAGTACACTCACCTCTGCCCTGACCGCAAGCCGCTCTTCCTCCACCCGGTCAACGAGTGCGGCGTGGAGGTAGGGGGTGGCATTGGGCTGGGCCACAGCGCAGGGGGCACTTGGCTTCCATAGTGCGagtgctggggaaggacagCAGGCCTTCCCGCCCTCCCTCCTGACCAAAGGGAATGGGAACCCGCTTGCTGTGTCCACAGAACCCTGAGCAGGCACACAGCACCCCGGGAACACCCCGGCTATCCAAATCCACAAATGTGTTGTACCACGCACACGGTGGTGGTGCCATGtaggctgcaggcagctcgcagccctgcagcctgacGCTTGGGAAACAGGAAAGACCACAGAAACATaaaggaaagtgaaagaaaCACGTGAAGTAGATAAGGCTCAGGCTCAGTCACAGATACGGAGTCTGGATCCAGAGTTAGGTCTTATTCTGAACTTTGCAGAAGTTACAGGGAAGGAAGTAAATGTGGAAGTTTGTGGTCTAGTTTTGTTTAGGCCTGGGCCCAAGCTGCACAACTGTTGTCTAGTTCTAGAGCTGGTACTTCCCCAGGCATCTGTAATTGCTACTTTAGACCAGCTTTCCCCAACATTTATTATATCATTAACgtacaaagcaaaaaatgctgGAGGATGTAAAAGCTGGAAAGGGCAGTAGCTATTTGTCTTGCTTGAAAACGAAGAGAACTGACTCACATCTGTAAAGCGTCTGAGATGAGCTTGACGTTTGAGCCACAGACAAGCAGACAGCCTCTCAGCCCCATGCAGTTTCCATCTTGGAACAGGTGAGGAGGGTTATTGACATCGTTGATAACGCTCTAGGGAGGTTCTGAACGTGAGCTGCAACATCCAGGGGTGGTGTGAGGATGGACAGGAGACTGCCAGGCATCTGTTGGCTAACCAAAGTCCTCTTGTTGCCCTACAGAAGTTTGTAAGCACAACGGTGAGGCCAACCCTGCTGCCTTACCCAGAGCTGTACCACTGGGATGGCTGTGCCAGCTTCGTCTCTGATTACCTCACCACGGAGCACCTCAAGTCCCCTATCACACCGGTAAGAAAGGGGCTGCAGCCCCGTCAGAGACAGCGCCGGGACAGAGGTGACACACGAGTCTCTCAGCGGGACACACTGGAAACCCCAGTGGCTGGGATTACAAAGGTCTTTGAACCCTCTATCATCCCCTTGTAACTTAGGCAAGCCCCCCCCCAGTTTTCCTAGGCCCTGTGTGCTCTGTTTGGAGAGACATACTCCCCGTACACGCACAGTGTTATACCTGTCCAGCCATTAAGCACCATTTCTACAAGACTGAGCCTGACCCACCTCTCAGCCACCCCAGATGACCACTGGTCTGCTGCGGGTTGCACTGGCTGACAAGCTTCCCCCCCAAAGACCAAGACGCCTTGGAACAAAGGAGCGTGTAAAGCCTAGGGGATGATGCTTGACCTCAGTGACCCGTTCTTAGGGCTTTAGACGTTTCTGTCCCTATTTTGGGTGGCTGAAGGGAGATTTCTAGATTGGCAAGAAGGGATGATGCCAGAGTTGGGGTAAGTTCTGGGCTGGTGTGAATCAGCTAAGGTGAAGGGAACACACTGTTTGTCAGCAAGGACTGCTGACGCCCTGCAGAGTGTCCCAAACAACCTGCACCAGCACCATGCTGGCCAAGTGTGTCCCAGAGTCTCAAAAGGAACTCAGGCGCTTTGCAACCACAGACAATGGATGTCCATTTAGCAGACGAGACTGCCTCGATCACCTAAGGTGATGTCTGAGGTCTGGGAGTAGACTGTCTGTGTAGAACCTCTCTATATGCACTTTGTGCGTATCGATCCCTTTGCTTGCTCACTGGTGAGGGCCAGAGGGAAGATGTTGCCTCCTTTGAACTATAATTTAGCTTATGGGTCTTTTGCCTTGAAATGCTGCAGACAGACCAGCTAGAGATGGAGGTAAGCCCTACTACACTTGTGGGATTTTCAGCAGTTTGATGCGCTTGTCTGTCCCATGTCTCCCTATGGTTAAAATTGTCACCAGATTTGGGGTCAGAATTTCCCCATATCACTTTGGAGGGGACTTTTGGGGTCTGTGGCTTATATAGGAATTGTATATAACAGATTCCCTATGGGTGCAGAGTCCAGGGATATGGACAAAGCCCTGgctctctcctgctttctgcctgGTGCGTGTTTCAGCTTTACAAGACAAGCACTGCGCACATGCATCTCTCTCTTTCAAGCCCAGTTCGCTCTATTCCCCAACCACCATCCTGAAATACCAGCGAGGGAACTGCTTTGACTTCAGTGTGCTGCTGTGCTCCATGCTGATCGGGGCTGGGTATGATGCCTACTGCGTGCACGGGTATGCCACCCGCGAGATATGCACCCTGGACGAGACTCTGGAGCTGTGCCCACTGCTCAGGAAGCCACAGGAGGTGAGACCTGCAGTGagtgggcagggaggaggccagCATGCATACTCAGCCTGTTCATTTCCAGTGAGCTCCAGAGTTGAGCTAGGGGGAACAGCTTCAGGTCCACACTGGGTTTCAGTCTGTTCCAAGCAGGGACCTCAACAAAGGGATCTTTTGAGTGATTTTCCACAGTTCCTTAAGAGGCCTCTTTGGCTTCACTGAATTCCTGCTCACCAGGTCCAATACTGCAAACTGCCAGGGGCTGGGAACTGGGAGGTACCTGTAAGCCATACATTTTTACTCCCTTCTCTTGATCTCTGCTGGGTTTCACAGCAATACCCTGCTTTTGTGGAGGCAGGTACCAAAAGAGGGGATGAAGAAGAAGTCCAACAAGTATAGAGTTAAGTCTCCACCAGACCTGCAGAGCAAGTTTGAGCTTCAGCAGGAGGCCAAGAAGAAGGCAGAAACTGAAGCTGCTCAAAACAACGAGGCGAGAGAAGAGAAGGTGGTCATGGTGAGTTAGCAAGGTCCCCCTCACTGTAAACTCCAGGAGTAGGAGCTGAGACACAGGTAATGGCTGATCAAAGAAAAGAACTCACCACCCTCTGTCGTGAAGTATGACACAACTCTGATCACAGCTGTGAGCACTGGGCCTCTGGGACCACACGGTGTACTGGCACAGGAACACGTACTGGGTGTGTACTACCTCACTCTTCTGAGGAGTGTTAAGGGCCTGGAGATCTCTAGAGGTGGACAGAGGAGGGAATAAGCTTGCCATTGGGTTGGACTAAAGTAGCAATAAAATGATAATAATTCCTGCTCTGTCCTCTGTGCTACAGGAAGTGGGAAAGCCTGAGCGTGACCCTTTGTATGGCTTAAGGGTGCACGCATGGGTTTTGGTTCTGTCTGGGAAGAGGGAGGTTCCCGAGCCCTTCTTCATCAACCCCTTCACGGGAAACAGCCACAGCACCATGGATGAGCACTTCCTTGGGATTGAGAGTGTCTGGAACCACAGGAACTACTGGGTGAACATGCAGGACTGCAGGAACGGCTGCAAGGTAACAAGCCCTTAAGCATCCTGTGCCTGGGAGGGACAGTTGGGCTAACCTGAGTCCTGGGGAAGTCCAAGCTCAGTGGTGACCCCATTTTCCACTTAACCATTCCCTGTGTTGGCTCTGGTCACGTTGCTCTGATTACATATTCTCTGGAACTactccaggacatcccagacCCTGAGCTAGCAAATACGGATCACACCTATTAAACCCCTACAGTGCCAGAATATCAGCTTTTAAGGCTGGCCGGACACTCATTCTCTCAAATGACAGCTTTTAAAGCAGAGGATGTTTTGAGCCTGTCAGGCAATGGCTCAAGGCAGGAAAGATCTTGGTTAGGCTCTTCCCACACCTCAGCAATCCCCAGCTGATACAAAGTCTGGGAGGCGAGGGTCTGAGTTAGAGCAGCTGGGGCCATGCATGTCCCGAGGAAGGAGGCAGGAGCATTTCCAGCAACTTCCTCTCATCTGTGGCAGAAGCGCCATGAGGAAAGGGGTCTGCAGTCCTCTAGGCACAGGGGCAGTCTTTGGGGTCCCACCAGCCAGCCAAGGGTCTGACGAGCCCACCTCACAGATCCAGGGTCTGTCTAGAATCCTTTAACTCTCTGACACCCCGCTAGGTCCAGAGCACCGCAAATGTGCAGGAGCAGTTTAGTGTTGGGCCCTTGAGACTGCCCTGTAGTTAAGTGGGCTGCTTCTGTATGGCCTAGGATCTCATCTTTGACCTGGGTGACGCTATCCGCTGGGAAATTATGCTTTCAGAGAGCAACAAGCCTCTTCAGCTGCTCCCAGAtgctgaggaggaaaaggagttATCTGACAGGAACGCAGATGATATGGTGAGTGACACAAGTGATGACTTCCGTGCAGTGGAGACACTGTATTGAACTGGTGTGTTCGTAGACCCGCTCatgtctgcctgcctgctgccctctCCAGGTCAGATCACTATTGCTCTAGCTAGGTTTTGGTTGGCGCTTTAGATTCCTTCTCAATCTTGGATAGTTCTGATGCTTTTTGAAGCAGGACCCCAAGGGGTACTTCTGGTGTCCTAAGTGGTTAAGGGTGTCTGTAGGCCTCCAGTGCATTGACCTTTGAGatgaaatagtttaaaaaaataaaatccaaactgACATTTTTTCTGGACGCTTTTTTTCTGCTAGTCAGCACCCTCCTCTCCTGGCTGCTAGGTGGAGTTGCCAAGCAAATGTAGAAATAATGTATGTACTCTAATAGACCAAAGAATGCTTTATACTGGAAGCAAAAAATGGTAGGTTGTCCTGGTGGGAGAATACAGCATGATATAGCAGGcattgcagcagcacagcaggacaGAGGAATGCCAGAAACAGTACGTTCCCTCCTGTTACCTACTCTTCTCAGCCTGTGCCCATAACGGGGGAGCAAAGCGTCTTCCATGATCTATGTAAAATAAGCTGGTCATTAGTTCGAATGACGGTTGTCACATTCATCCCCTGTCCAGCATGAGTGTTAGCCCGAGAAGATCATTTCATTAGGCTTGAGCAGGGATGCGCTAGTGAGAGCATGGGGATGCAAGAAAGCTCTCCTTCCATGTAAACTGCAGTGTGCTGCTTGCCTCTGTCCTCAGGCCGTGTGGGCCCAACACAGCTCTCGTAACTGTGCCACTGCCTTCCCCAGGACCAGCGCAGCCTCGCACGAGCTGAGCTCTGATCGCTGCAACGCATTCTCTAGAACCAAAATGGCTCCTGGCACAGTAAGAGAAGCCACCAAAAATGCAAatctctgcttctgtttcagcaggaaaaggaggagaaagacatGAGTTTTGACATGCCACCTTCGTGGGTAGCCCCAGTTGAGATATCTCCCAGAGGTATGTATTCctcctttgccttttccttgcCCCCCAGCTAACCTTTTAGTTGATTTGGGATGTTTGTTTCTCTCACTCGAGTTCTCCCTTCAGGATGGACAAGGCACAGCAGCGAGGGGCAGTAGTGAAGGCAGCAATAGCTGTTGGTGTGAATGCCAGCCCTCAGTGCACTGTCTCATCCTgggtgggaccccccccccccgcagacACGCGCACACGCTGTGTTTTCCTGCTAGCTGAGTGATTTTGCCTGGGATGGACTTTTCTGCCCCTGCATTGTCAAATATCTGCTTTGGAGAGGAAAGACTTATC
Coding sequences within:
- the DRC7 gene encoding dynein regulatory complex subunit 7 isoform X6, which encodes MEGLLPETAPGRPSGAFSRGDAQASGGGRMEVLEEKEEEEQREEEELKASEISDNLQNLEMNVSVEQVCVSSDVLPGSDFDWSSVDMSQLPSSYKTNSPKEKKLLQIADHFLQQYTHLCPDRKPLFLHPVNECGVEKFVSTTVRPTLLPYPELYHWDGCASFVSDYLTTEHLKSPITPPSSLYSPTTILKYQRGNCFDFSVLLCSMLIGAGYDAYCVHGYATREICTLDETLELCPLLRKPQEVPKEGMKKKSNKYRVKSPPDLQSKFELQQEAKKKAETEAAQNNEAREEKVVMEVGKPERDPLYGLRVHAWVLVLSGKREVPEPFFINPFTGNSHSTMDEHFLGIESVWNHRNYWVNMQDCRNGCKDLIFDLGDAIRWEIMLSESNKPLQLLPDAEEEKELSDRNADDMQEKEEKDMSFDMPPSWVAPVEISPRGTEVVEVKEWFKNREDMLDIREVNKQTQLTTEYFSPGHLLGLKAHTYMSLEPETERTIEFYNEVRVDGLQKLIENANEMTEYFVGRDDFLHVRHMEFGKRGKKIHLAGTRTDINARPIVQIKECFHRNLEKPADEDVAERIFLITEEMIHLTYHLKDKYITASKKDFFKAAEGDRKGNEMVMTPEMCITYQAGSSEKDKKLLHLYKLLQELTEEEKQLKQQVRQSEAEVLNILKIRENEEAAVKLSVSIYNTERNEKRRQQYEAMKNTVEDELPGQEEQDLDYLAPFLIQIDHREKMTKWQALRIRDDCLADLKDRLINKANIIQARFEKAVEELQKKDQWFQENQNRLSAQEEDDFLARYSQSTFHIHILALRLKREKQTAAQKYLALQEKLHKDPRLAEHLSHA